TAGTTTTAAGGGTATTTAAAACCGGACCCGTGGTTATAAACCCATAAACATTAAACTACTCATCCAAAATTTCATCTTAATGTATCGAAGTAGTTACCTACTTCAAAAAATAAACTGCTTTATAAAACGAAACAACAAATTTGTTTcgacttgaaaatatgtaaaaaaaatatggctgTTGCCAATGACCCaatacaataatcaataatcattaagATCGGTCGCTTCAAGTAcaactaaaatctaaataaatagttGTAAATAAGTTTACTATGAGTTACCtacttaaacaattaattaacaattactaACAATATtccttataatattgtgtacctaacTAAAAATTATCCATCTATCTATCAAATGTATATACTGTAAATTTTatctatgatttataatttaaagtacaataaaaataacaaacaaattaatattacctctaataaattttaactttaaaaacatttatcaccTGTTGATTATGGAGATTTGTGAGTAACCAAAAGTCaaaagttaagtttaaaaagtTTAGGTTGTAATTGTAGTAGGGCtgacttttttttcatttaagtggGCCGACTAGATCCCAGTCCACCCTGGtacacttattacttataaaattaaaacactattgtaagtttaattaaaaataaagtattgtcTGATAGATgctctaaaattaataattttttataagtactttcatttttttttaaattgtcacaATTAAATTGAGTAATTAATAAGATTAATGGCTAATGTAGGTATCATGTGGGTTATATATATGGTTCTGATtttgaagtatttgaatatatgtatttcaattgtataggtacttacctattattaaatatcaaaaaaaattagtgacgttttgtcccccccccccaaaaaaaaaatcaaaccctAGGCCACTGAATTCATTCAACTTATTGCtgacgaaaaacgattctgaacaaaAACGTTTGtccgcctatatatatataaggtaggttttatcattgattataaatactagtacctacctacctatttataatcaatggtacctattatgtatagtattttgATGAAGGTTAAGTCTGTGCTGGAAGAGAGAATAGCTATCTAGAGCTAATAGGATATAgttgaaaatgataatttaagaaCCAGTGGAATGTTTCAAGTTATATGATTAATacttttagaattaaaacaagaaattaaaatcgttattttacgcACAAGTAACCAATTTCGTAAAATTCAAACTTcaggaaaaaaattttttggaattacgcgttactttttttttttttaaatattccagTATCTTATtctaataacaacttatgaagaactttttattacattttaaaatcttaactcttcagttaaataaaataaataaacaaaataaattcaaatttccaTGAATAACTTTGAGTTCAATTTTCAAGGTTTCAAGCTATTcgagtgaacaaaaaaattgtttatcgacTTAGGTATAGAtagtaaaaacctaaaaaaactTTGGAAATTTCAAATGTGTAATTGCTCATAAAAAGtcgaattattttgaaaattacaccATGTTGTAATGTCgcatagaaaatgttaataataacatattttggtgaacatttcaagtaacggttatttgtttttgaattacaacaaaataagaaaaatcatttttttacggttattttgtaaagtattaagaatatttttacttttgagtttTTGACACATCAATAATTGTGAACTATATCCAATAAGCTACCAAAAACTACCCTCAAAGTTGAAAaggaagcatttttactgctacAAAAGGTTGTGtctaagaaaaaataaaaacgcacataattttaaaatcagtaTGAACGCTCATCACTCTGCTTAGAAAtccaaaatgtataggtaatttgTTAACTTAATACCTAGCCACCttggtattattatacaggtataagCATTGTGAATATCTGTGATGGTAGCAGAGCCGTGTTAAGGGGTGGAGGGGCAAAGGGGGTAATTGCCCCCGGGTGCTGTAGTTTTGTAAAAGTAAGGGGGCGCCTTTATTTGAGCTTAATATACTACCTGTGGCCCCAAAGCCATATCCAGAAAtttttttcgggggggggggggggggggggtggtgtctaaaacatgtatattgtaattttattgaatttaggttttgatatttggttaaaaataagatattgtAACGATTTCGGGAGGGTCCAGACCCCCCAGGATCCCCCAGATACGGCCATGTGTAAACGGCCCCGTAAACCATTTTTGCCCCGGGGCGCTGAATTGCTTGACACGGCCCTGGATGGTAGGTACATTGGTATAAACTACTATAAAGTGATTCACCAAACATAATCATCCACTTTTTATCCTTTAGGGCTTAGgctttaataatgcatttattcaaatattctgatttttagggtattttttaaaagttaaacgccatattaatttcatatagccaataggtatcTATTTGAAATCCTACActctatttaagtatttttatactattcaaCGAGTAGGTACTTTGTACTTCTGTGGCGATACAAAATCGGGTACCTACTTAACACTTATTTACAAActacataacaaattataataagaagtttgtatcaccacagaaCTCCAGGCGGTCCTAGTtcaaaattatcttaatattcactaaaatactaaattaaataatattgtttaggcAAACCAATTTCACCAGTGAATATAATAGCCTAGGTGaactaagtaggtatagttgaatatttttaataaattcatatttatcggtataataatatggtaaagtATTACCTACAACTTACAAGGTATACAAAGAATAGTGACATTCAAACctttaaattgcataaaaaaatctGTTGTGTCAGTATTCCGTATAGGTgcgtaatatttcaatattaacatacaaaatattacctaaataagtacctattcatAATTAATGGTATTACCAAGATTTTGTTActcacatataaaatattaggaacACGACACGACATGGAGTTGTAGCGGTGACTGGCGGTTACTAGTAGTATTAGTACTGTTACTAGTTAACCCGGCTTAACTAATAAGTAAGTATAAGTATGTGACTTGTTTATACAAATTAGTAGGTAGTAGGcattatagtaattactattatttgattttcGTCTTTtggtaaatttgaaaaaaataaatacttacctaCAAGGTTTTGTGCTACAAATTACCGTGGTTCGCGGTCTTAGATTACTGTAGTTGTGGTTGTTGATTACTGATAATTGATATCACGgagataatttacaaattacaaaacacGTTGTCGTGATAATTGTTATCAATCATAACAAAGAGACAAACGGAAACGGTGTTTCGACTTTGGAATTTTCGAATTCTATGGATCATTGGATCATTTACTCATCTGCCTCGTCTCATTCAGTTATACCTATTTCAAAGTGGCCTTTTTCATTCAGCTGTCTTTAGTTTGTCTTGCTTGATTTTGGATTGACACGATGCCGGTGTCTGAATATTCGAAAGACTCTGACCGAACCACAGATGTACAGACACACGATCAGACGCCATTCGACGCCATAATAACGGGCCATCCACTTATATTGAAAGGTCTATCTGACTGTGGGTTCACAAATGCTTCTCCGATACAAGTTGCCGCTCTACCGACAATCATCGCAGGACATGGTAATTTGTACAaagtattttcattttaccCCTTATCTACCtccaaaatagtattttctacatgatatatgattttatatttatagacacaATAGTTGAAGCGAAAAATGGAACAGGAAAGACATTAACTTTTGTTATCCCAACTTTGATTAGTCTGAAATTAGAACAGGTTCATTTGCAAACTATTATTTTGGCACCAACACGAGAAATTGCTGTCCAAATACAACAGTGTTTCAAAAAAGTCGGACAGCACTTACCAGGTACTTACTTTATTTTTCTCCCAAGTTGACTATAAAACAATCCCTAGGTTATACCTTTCAGTGTATATGCCTATATTATCTAAACGAAGTTTTATTTCTTATCAAAGTATTTGGAGTCGTTAAACATAGGTAGTTATACATTAGTATCTATACGATTTTACGTTGTAAGATACAAAATCTAATTTATACTAATCTGCTTGCAAAATTTAGAGCTGAAATGTGAATACTTCATTGGTGGTACTCCAGTTGATGTTGACAAAGAGAAGGCAAAGTGCTGTCAAATAGCTGTTGGTTCCCCGGGACGTATCAAACACCTCATCAATGAGcacatattaaaatgttcagAAGTAAAGAGCTTTATACTTGATGAAGTTGATAGATTAGTTACTGACAAAAGTTTTACAAAAGATGttcggtaatattatattaatatttatttaaatagaaaattgaataaataaatattgtacctattaaaaactttatatatatacttaaagggacgttacagtgacatttgttgtctttgtcttactagtgcgtaacatagcaccCTCTACGCACAGCAGAACACATttatctccgttagtttaaaaattagagcgaattgaactcttatacaatttaaaggtaagactattatctatataatgacCTAggcttttaattatattttaatttcaaagcgagttatgtgtattttaaaattgtaaacagattgtacatcttaaaatactcataactcgctttaaaattaatatataataaaaagcctatgtcattgtctagataataatcttgcctttaaattttataagaggtaaatttgttctaatttttaaactaactgggataaacgtgttctgctgagcgtacaattttctatgttacgtaattgtaagacggagacaacaaatttcACTGTAACGTCcccttagtaaatatttttgtatttataagttagccgtacttaaaatgtattaatcagTTATTCAcagtagatattaaaataaataagtaatacaaaattgtttggattattgtaaaaggtatattatccatttttacaattaaaaaaatgtaatcttaaAAGCaagttactttatttttttcaatattttactaaagtctatacattttattgattatttgttttttgtatataattacctataattatttcaaaattcaaatagtagtttaatttaaaaaaataaaaatacttacttaGAAGTCAAAGTCTAACATTGATTTTATCATAGACTATTATTACGATGAGTAAAAATTGGTTatcataaaatgttatgtactatacaaatgttttatagtaactgatcctttaaataatttcaactaGTGATACTCGGATTTATGAAATCCAAATTTTTGCAAATCCTGATTACGCTATTAGGTACTTTTATCACCAAatgtttaatgaaaatattttttattaagggtaaaattctgtttttgtttttttttcaaaaaaattaaatgaaaatttatacCTAGACtagatgtattatttttattgtcttaTGTTAACATTGCATTTCTgctgattataattaataattataaaatatattatttttccagaCTGATTGATGCTAAACTTCCAAAACTAAAGCAAACAATTGTTGTAAGTGCAtcaattgataaaaatgatatGTCTGTCTTTGATGAGTTCATGAAAGAGTATATTGTGGTCAAGGGAGCAGAAGAAGATATGAATGCTTTACAAGACCCATCAAAGTTCCTATTAGGTATTAAGCAATATGTAGCATGTGTTAAAGCAGTcagtactaatataatattattacctgcaAAAAACGTGCGACTCctcaatatattacaaaatttgcCATATACTCAATGTATCATATTTACTAATTACATGACAAGGTACCGACATAAACAAACATATTACACAAAAATAGTGTATAGTAATtttgttcattataattttacagaGTTGAAGCTGTTTGTAATATGCTACGTGACCATAACTATAAAGCTGATTACATTAGAGGTGATCAAGATCAAAGTATTCGATTGGAGTTAGTAGATAGATTAACatcttttaaatcaaaaatacttGTTGCCACGGATTTGATAGCCAGAGGAATAGATTCGTCAAACGTAGACCTGGTGATTAATATGGACTGTCCAAATGACTGGGCTACATATCTACACAGAATTGGCCGAGCTGGAAGATTTGGAAACAAAGGTtggataatagtttttataagtCTGAATTTACATAaaagtgatacatttttttttaggaaatgcttttacaatattggatgaTGACAAAGAgttgaaaacttttaaaaatattattaacagtatTGAAAGTATTAAGGTCAAAATGTTACCGATAGCAATTACAAAACCTATACTTGAATATGCAGACAATGAGCTTCAAGATCTTAATTTAACGACTGAACCTGAAATATTACCAATACAAGAAACTGAAAATGGAAATAATGTGATTGAAGAAAACTTAACAAAATATAGTGAAAGTAAGACAatctttttaaataatcaatataggtacattcaaatttatttttattatttttattaaggtgATTCTAACTTGAGTCCTAATGTCATTAATTCAAATATCAACAGTATATCTGAACCATGCTCTGAAATAAAATCTGTTTATGGGTATGGTGTGTCTGAAAAGGAGTCACTACAAAAGCTATGTAAAGTCGTTAAAGAAACCGAAAAGAAACTCATTGAAGATAATATGGTCGACAAAAGACTTTTAACTGATGATAGATCGTTTGTGTTATTTGATCCAGAACCCTTTCTTGAAGACACCGATCAATATCCAGAATATAGTCCCGATGATCTATtagaaattataacaaaatatgattcggattttgaaaaatatgaagctGATAAAAACCGAATGTTAAAAAACACTGTACTCCAAACCGTTAGTGAAAATgaattatctaatattaatcaAGTGTGTGAAgaaaatgattttacaaatGTGTCCAACATTACtgatgaaaaaataaacgaTATAAACACAGATCAGCAATTACAGAGCCAACATGAAGCTCAAATTAATTGTGAAGACAATAAGCAATTTGTTAATGAAAGTTTATGTTCAGAAAGCAACTTTTCAAGTAAATCAAACAACAGTGTTGATGACACTAAAATTGATACAAATAATAGTCAAAGACTACGATTCACtgatatatatagtttatttcaaATACCAGATTTTAGCCTTTTAAAGCCTGCACAGCATGTTAGTGAAGTTGCCCATTCGACAGATGTAGAAGAGAGTGATGTgtcaacaactataatatgtgAAAAGGGAAGTGAAGGTGAAGAATTGTTTGATGAAGAAAGCTGCGGCGAAGAAGAAGAATGTAGTGAagaagatgaagatgaagaaGAAGATTACTGTGATGAAGAAGAATCCTGTGACGAAGAAGAATCCTGTGATGCAGGAGAATCCTGTGATGAAGAAGAATCTTGTGATGAAGAAGAATACCATGTTAAACAAGAAAATTGCAATGAAGAACATAGTGATGGTAAAAAAGAATACAAAAATGGATTTGAGAAGGAAAAACAAGAAAAAGAATATgaggaagaaattaatttagaagcagaagataaaatatttgatgaagatattacaaataaaaattgctcTTATAATGATCATCTTGACAACCGTGTGATGTATTTTGTGAAACACAACAATAAATCTAAACAAAAATCACTTTGCAACAATattcaagaatataatatacctaaaagaGAAGaagaaattattgaaaacaatgaTCAACAAATAGTagattatgaaattttaaatgacTGGTATAGCCAGTGGAAACAGCAAATGAGTCGCATACAAACATTTGTCAGAATGAGTAAGTGATTGTCTAGCGTGATTAGCTTTAAGTTCAAAAGAactgaatgattttttttttttaagaaacttTTAActctgtattataattattataatttaaaatgtagtttttctatgttttggtgaataatgatatacattatacacctatttaattttttgtgtagttttttttcataaacaataaaacgccacaaaatgtattttaataattattatattattattttcttaaccgtTATGATAAACATTTATCAGTCGTAATAActactaataatagtattataaatacctacaattaataataataatataatattaagggtattataataatatcacgatacgttttatacattatatttatatatacatagggaGAACAAGAGATACAAAGtaagagatagagagagagacagaCAGACACGATTTTCTCGATCGACTTGAGATCACGACGTGAACCGCCGTTTTTGTTCGTTTACTATCAAAAAAACGACAAACAAAAATGTGCACAagtttggtaaaataatatacattttaatctttcggtataaataatatattaaacacgcGGCCGCGGCGCCGACGACACCGAAGCGGGCTGCATCTGCGGCGGCCGTGCAACCGCGGCTGTCGACCCGTTCCGCAACCGGCCGGCCGCGAAGTCGTACACCGCGTCCCGGTTCCTGTAGATGATGTTGGCGAACTGGTCCACGTTGCCGTACGTCTCGAACCTGGTGTTGGCGCACATGCGGGCCTTGGGCTCGGGCAACCCGGCGTCGCACTCGACCGGGTGGTAAACGTGCACCAGGTCCGGGTCGGCGGCGCGGAACACGGACGCCGCGGTTCTCGACCGCACAAACTTCTCGTACAGGTCCACGTCCTCGTTGCCCCAGCCCCGGATGGAAGTGTTCAGCCCTCCGGCGGCCGCCAGGTCGGTGGCGTACGCGCTGACGATGCCGAACCCGTACTGCCGCCAATATCCGGTGTCCTGGTTGACCAGGAAATGGTTCGGCGACCCTTCCGCCCGGCCGTACACCACCACGGGGTCGTATTCGCTGTAAACGATCGGAAAGTACGCGGTGCGGCCGCGAACCGTGTTCAGTCGGACGCGGTCCAACGTCGCGGCCGTCCACAGCATGTCCACGTCGACGAAGAACAGCAGGTCGTCCGGTGGCCGGCCGGCCGCGTGGACGGCTCCCGCATGCAGCGCGGCCGCTCGGGCGAACGGGACACCGGGGTCGGGCAGCACGGTGAGCCGGGCGTTCGGGTGACGGCCTGCGAGCTGCGTCACAGTGGCGACCGCCCCGTCCGCGGTGGCCTGCCCGAACGGGACCACCGTCAGCGTGACGCGTTCGTCGTTCGCAAGGCACACCGACTCGTAGTTGTCCACGAACCGGGCGAACGTGGC
Above is a window of Metopolophium dirhodum isolate CAU chromosome 3, ASM1992520v1, whole genome shotgun sequence DNA encoding:
- the LOC132940359 gene encoding probable ATP-dependent RNA helicase DDX20, which encodes MPVSEYSKDSDRTTDVQTHDQTPFDAIITGHPLILKGLSDCGFTNASPIQVAALPTIIAGHDTIVEAKNGTGKTLTFVIPTLISLKLEQVHLQTIILAPTREIAVQIQQCFKKVGQHLPELKCEYFIGGTPVDVDKEKAKCCQIAVGSPGRIKHLINEHILKCSEVKSFILDEVDRLVTDKSFTKDVRLIDAKLPKLKQTIVVSASIDKNDMSVFDEFMKEYIVVKGAEEDMNALQDPSKFLLGIKQYVACVKAVSTNIILLPAKNVRLLNILQNLPYTQCIIFTNYMTRVEAVCNMLRDHNYKADYIRGDQDQSIRLELVDRLTSFKSKILVATDLIARGIDSSNVDLVINMDCPNDWATYLHRIGRAGRFGNKGNAFTILDDDKELKTFKNIINSIESIKVKMLPIAITKPILEYADNELQDLNLTTEPEILPIQETENGNNVIEENLTKYSESDSNLSPNVINSNINSISEPCSEIKSVYGYGVSEKESLQKLCKVVKETEKKLIEDNMVDKRLLTDDRSFVLFDPEPFLEDTDQYPEYSPDDLLEIITKYDSDFEKYEADKNRMLKNTVLQTVSENELSNINQVCEENDFTNVSNITDEKINDINTDQQLQSQHEAQINCEDNKQFVNESLCSESNFSSKSNNSVDDTKIDTNNSQRLRFTDIYSLFQIPDFSLLKPAQHVSEVAHSTDVEESDVSTTIICEKGSEGEELFDEESCGEEEECSEEDEDEEEDYCDEEESCDEEESCDAGESCDEEESCDEEEYHVKQENCNEEHSDGKKEYKNGFEKEKQEKEYEEEINLEAEDKIFDEDITNKNCSYNDHLDNRVMYFVKHNNKSKQKSLCNNIQEYNIPKREEEIIENNDQQIVDYEILNDWYSQWKQQMSRIQTFVRMSK